The Panicum virgatum strain AP13 chromosome 3N, P.virgatum_v5, whole genome shotgun sequence genome includes the window taaagctcagatttactcgataaacgaagacttaccagcaaaccaagtcgctcgaatgtgaggcatctTTGATCGGCTTGAAAGTACtcgaagaaaaaagaaaaaagatggcgaagtcgccgacgagaaagtaaattgcaagtagtaaagtttgtttgtttggatgtgtatcaatcttctaCAATATCCGGgagctcatatttataccccacactaacacagtcctagccgattacggcaaagtaCAATCTAAGAAACTTATTTTAATAAACAACAACACCACCTTCTATACCGATGCCGTCTCGAACCAAATCTGTCCATTAATACCGAGACACCTAATCGGCACCATATCTCGACCGATTTTCTTCTGCCGGACACCATTGCCATTCCTTAAACAGACATTTCCTTTCTTCATCATCTTTTTGATGCATGCCAAAAAAACGGCGTCAACAGCACGCGCGCCTTGCTCCACCCCAGTTGCGGCCCTGCTCCGCCCAGGCGGCGTCGCCCTGCTCTGCCCTGGCAACGTCGCCCTCCGGCGGTGACGTGCGGGCGAGCTCCGCCTCGCCAGGCCCGActgcctgccgcgccgcgcggtCTCGCTCGGTGCCGCCGCCAAGGCGCGCGGACCACTGAGCATCGGTGATGGCAGCTCCGTGCGGCCTCGCCCAGCGACGATGCACCCGCCTTGCCATACGCGAGCGGCAGTGGCGGTGGAAGCCCTGCGCGGCGTCGCCCGCCCGGCTGCACGCCTTGCCGCTCCGCCGTGTGTGTCTCCTCTCCCGACTCCCGACGCCAGCCCCGCTCGGCCTtgtgcctcctccgccgctgaCGAGCCTCCTCTGGGCTGTTGCAGCATGCCATCAGATCGATATGAGCTGCAACGTAGCCACTGCTCACGCGTGCTGGCCGTTGCCGGTTGTGCCCTCCGCCCGCGCGCTAGCCGTTGCCGGTTGTGCCCTCCGCCCGCGCGTCGTTGCTCGACGGCCACAACCACATCCCCGGACCCCAGCAAGTTTTGACAGCCGTAGCGGCAACCATTTCTCTCtccttgtttctctttcctACGTGGAAGTCTTATAGAGAGTCTGTCGACCCCATTGCGGCTGCCCTTAGAACCTGGCATCAGAATGGCCAACCCATGTGCGACACACCGACACACGTCAATACTCTCGCTGATCCCCAGCAGCAGCGCATGgcgtccaatcatggactaatttagctcaaaaaatttatctcatcatttacagctaaactgtgcaattaattattttttaaattatatttaatgctctatatatgtgtccaaaaatttgatgtgacgagaaatcttgaaatttttttgggaactactccctccttccccgtttataaggcatggtggaatatgacacggtcttctaaacaacactttgaccatttatttatcatatattatatcacttttgattataagcttataatcattgtaaactatatttgattatgaatccaatcatatgaaatttgcattataaaaacaaaaatttaatagtcaaattattggtcaaagatgagaaggtttgaatcttgatatacgtgtatgccttataaacggggaaggagggagtaaacATGAGCTCAGTTGCTGCTCTCATCCAGCCAATAAGATGGTAGCTCGTGTCGGTGCGATATGTAAGTACAAAGCCCGTGTCGGATTGAGGCATCTCTCTAGGAAATGCAGGCCGTAGCCCATTGGCTTTTCCATAGGCTAAGCCCAAAGCCCCAAACACACAACTGAGcgcctttttcatttttatattaaaaaaaacaaaatttcaaaaatatatatcgaatagggaaattttcaaaaatgggtgtctGTCGGAGCAGAgaagaccaaatgaattatttcaaatttttctaggtacaagaactatttttcttgatttagtgtatttaccttagtcataattcatttggtctagttgtgcttatctaaaatttaccaaactttttttataactcttaggaaataaaataatggtactgtaaaatttATGGCTTCTAAAACTTAGTATAGcggcatggataaataacccatttaaactagacatattgcaagatttaatttaaaaacttattctagaaatattttctggatctaccaattttgtacaatcctatgctcaccatatgcaacactctagccaaaggtgacctgcatccaaaggatggatcttgagatttaaataaaagtgcattaaactagtatttaaaatagagcaagataaattgatcaaatgaaaaactttatataacaaaagttgtagatcttgtttcatagaatccagaacagttgagtttgtatttttctgatttttctacgattttatatcgattttaaaagttcgctgtttaatgcgtcccgagtgccaggacctaaatataaattttttttacatttaggtcctgtcgcccagccagagggcgacaggccccctgtcgcccagaCAAGGGGCGACAGGgatatagttttgaaatttttcgaaaccgccatatatttttaaaattttaatttttttttaaatataaaaatgaaaaaaatccccGGTCGTCCGGGGTAAAAAGGCCTGTGAAAAGTGGGGGGTAAAAAGGCCTGTGAAAAGTGGGCCGGAAAGAGACGCCGCTGCCATTGACGAGGAGCGCTCACGGGGACCGCGAGTGGGGTGGGATGTGGGAGCAGCCGAGCAGGAGCACTTGCTGGCTTGCAGCTGCAACGGTCACTTCGCTCGCTGtgtgtaggggtggtaatgggccatggccctaatggcatcttcacagcccaataaagctcttaaaatttttagttcaaaaatacatatgtttagagtcCGGCCCTTTTAGaacccgatccttagattttctagttcaaaatgttaggccctttaccacccctagctgtGTGTGGCCGGTGCCGCCTCTGCCCGCGCCCCCGCCCACCACAATCTCTCGCCCATCGAGCTAGCTAGCTTGCCCGGCTCCCCAGGCACGATAAGAACTCCGATCGCGGcgagtccttccaagggagcgTGCAGCGAGATCGCAGCTTCGGCTGCCTTCTTATATTCGTTTCCCAAATCCCAGTGACACAGAGCCCGTGCAGTTCCTTGTTTTCTACCCTTCTCGTCCCCCCGGGCTCTCGTCCATTTCTCAGTTTCCCTTGGCGACAGAACGCAGACGCCGTCGTGGCTGTGCGCGGAGAGGAAACGGCCGGGGAGGTGTCGCGATGGGGAAGAAGCGGGGGGCGGCCgtgaccgccgccgcggcgcccgtcTTCCcgttcccggccgccgccgccgctgccggcgagcaGGACCACTTCAGCGACTACGGATTCGACCCGCAGCTCGTCGGCCTCTTCGCCCAGGTCGATGCATGGTGCTTTAGCTGCTTGCGCCAGATTCTGAATAACCCCATGTCCGATTCTTGCAAATGTGTTGACGCGCATTGTGGTTTCTCTCGGTCCCAGCCGGAGGCGAAGCGGAGCAGGCGACAACAATCCCACCAGTCGTCGCCGCTAGAGTCCGCGCGGTTCAAGCTCGAGAAGCCCATCTCCAAGAAGCACCACCACCTGCACAAACAGCAGCAActgcagcggcgccgccggtggtggagctcggccgcctccgccgcgctcctcctcttcaagcgcccctcctcctcctgctacTGCGGCCCCGCGGCGGCTCCAGCTCCTCCCCACTACGGACCCTCCGCCTCAGCCGCCGTGCCGCTgtacctcgccgccgacgacgacggcccGGCCGCGTGCGCGTGCTGGGCGCCGGCCACGCGGTCcggccgcctggccgccgccgagctcggcgccgcggcggaggcggtgcccTACGTCAGCCTCAGGTCCGCTAgcctcggcggcggtggcgccagaGCAGGTGGAGGCGCTCCGGCGATGCCCATCTACCTCGTGACCTGAAGCTGGCCCGGCTGCCGCCGCGAactcttccttttcctttccccgGCCGGGGTTCTTCTTGGTGAGAAGCTTGGACCACATGTCAGTGAATGTTTTCACCGGCTGGTTCGATGGCTGACCGAGATGTCGGTCGGTCAAAGTCAATGGTCAAAGAACCAGCGCTTTAGAGTTTACTAGAAAACTTGCTAGCAATTATGTGTTTGGGGATAGACATATTGAACATTTAATGTATTCCTTCATATGATGGAAATTGACGTGGCAGGTGACTAAATGAGGAATGAGCTAATGTCTCCACCGGAAAAGGTTAGGCACAAATTTGAAGAGATAGTATAACCACAAGAAATATGCATTCGGGGTAAACATGTCCTCATAATTTAGTTTGTTCCATCTTGTATATTGATCATGGAGTTATCTAAACATGAGAAGTAGATATTTTGTATTAGAGGGCAGTAGCTCTTTGCCTAAGaataaaaatatagaaaaaaaactTACTTACCCTCTTTTTTCTACTAATGTATTTTAGATAGTggaagaaaagttttgggtttATCATCTTTTTGCTGATGATGATTCTTGGATAACTGAATAGCTTCATTCAGGGGCGGAGCTCCCCATGGGGGCAGTTGCCCCCACCTACCACCGGAGTGGCACCAGTACCTCTATCTTCCTCACTTCCGGCGAGCAATGGACCGGTGTAGTGGCGGCGTCCGACTCTCCATGACGAGAGGAAACAAGTGGAAAAATGGGGAGAGAAGAAAAGGCCCATAGCCCAGCCGAGTTGACCCAAGTGGAACGAACTCCCCAAACCTCTAATTTCCGAGCTTCCGTCGTCCGGTTGTCAGCTCCTCCCGACCTCCCGCTAACATCCGCGCCTCCGCCTTTGCACTTCGCAGTCCGCTGCCTCTGTGGGGGCGTGGTAGCGTGGGGCTagtggcgcggcggtggcagcgcaGCAGTAGCCGGGGCCCTCCGGGGGCTCCGGGAGCGTGGAACGCGAGTCGGCGCCGCTGCGGCTGCACCTCGGGAGGGCTAGGCGCCGGGCGGGGCCTGGCACGCCGGCGCTCTCGTGGAAGATGGAGGACGAGAGAGCTCAGGAGGATACGACGCCTGCGGGCATTGCGTtggccgcggcgaggaggagctcggcatCAGCGTCGGTGCGGCAGCTGGGCGCCAGCCTCTGGGAGATTCACAACATCGCGCGGGAGGGCCGTCGGCACAGGCCGCAAGGGGGGAGGGGCGCAGGGTTTTAAATTTCGGCGAAAAATTTCGTTTTCGCTACTTACCGGGAaaaaaatttcggtatttttcggaaaatttcgtttgaaaattcaaaattcaaaaaatttcggcCAAAAGTCACCGAAAAtcgccgaaatttaccgaaatttcgtttccgctaaacaccgggatttgcaacaaaaacgaaatggttaaccctggaGGGGCGTAGCCACTATCCTGGAGCATGACAACGGGAACGGGAGGAATTCGACTCCCGTTCGCTCTTCCTTCGTCCGTGTGGCATGGCAAGCAATAAGAGTCAGATGGAACTGCTGCTGATTCCGTGGCTTGCTCGTTTTCTGGTCTTGGCTGTGTGTTAGTCCCCTTGGAAAAAACACTGTAGCGCtaaaacactgtagcacaaTGCACactttcgtttgtttgtggtaaatattgtcctaccatgacctaactaggctcaaaaattTCGTCtcacaacgtacatcaaaactatacaattagttttttatttacctacatttagtactccatgcatgggtcatttactatatttaatgtttcgatgtgatggaaagtttggaaaattGGGAGAAATTTGGggtatctaaacacaccctttgcGGCGAACATGCTCTGCCCTAGCTAAAATTTAGGCCAGCTCTGCCACCGGCTTCATTTATGTTTTACCCGACTCGTTTGAGCTTCAAAGATCTTattgttttctcttgtttgcaCCTAGTTAATAtgtgaggccctgtttagttcccaaaatttttcctacagtacccgccatatcgaatcttcggacatatgcatggagcattaaatgcagttgaaaaaataattaattacacagttcaactgtaaatgacgagatgaatcttttaagcataattagtccataattagatattaattgtcaaataacaacgaaagtgctacagtacccgaacccaaaaaatttcatgaactaaacacagcctgagTTCCCAAGCAAGCCTACTTGCATCCTCACCGGTCCTGTTTGGTAACTTCCTAGAAGTGCCTAGAAcgcactttgaccgctaattagtcCTATTAAATAAAGGCAggttacaaaaccaactttaaAACCCCTGAgttaggaaccctgaagaatataatgaggtctttgaccgcgtaattagagaatagttactgtagcatcactatagctaatcatcgattaattaccatcattagatttgtcgtgaaaagttacacccatccccggagaggttttgcaaataaattttatttagtatttcgtGCGGAGTCTAGAATTGGTATTCTAGAATCTCTGGaatgtaaccaaacaaggccattttAGGACGGGGTTCTGACTTGGCAGTTTGACATCAAAATTGACTTGCTCTTTCCTCTTGCAAAATAGGTGCAACGCAATGATATAATTATTTGGAGCCGAAAATCCCTACATTTGTACCAAAATTAACTTTATCCTTACTTAAATTGAACTTCAACATTTGCATTCACAACACAGAACCAGCAGTCCAGCCTAAATTCTAAAAATGATTCTTGAAGATGGTCTGATGGAAACTTCCCCAAAGCTTGGCCCACACACACCAGACGCCCCGGGCCCCACCACCTACCAGAGTCAAACTATCCAAGCTATAGAAACTTCTCTTCATTTTGCATTCCGAtttctcttcctcctcgcgtTTCCCGCAGCCCACCAGCGAACCGATCAACCGTCCTGCCGTGCCGTCCCGTccataagaaaaaaaagaaaaaaaaactcgggCAATTCCGCCGGCCAATCAGATCGAGCCCGTCCCAGCTGTCCTTCCTCCCCGCGAAGCATCCGTCCATGAACCTGgagcgcctgccgccgccggcgggatcGCGCCACGGCCACTACCGCTACGCgcggatgccgccgccggcgggcccCGAGGGGGAGGCGTCGCCGTCGGACCCggagcccgagcccgagcccgagCGGCGGCTGGAGGTCCtcgcggcctcggcctcggcgtcgCTCCGGGTGCCCGAAGCGGCGCGGGTGTTCGACGAGCTGCCCCGGGCCTCCATCGTCGCCGTCTCGCGCCCCGACGCCGGGGACATCACGCCCATGCTCCTCTCCTACACCATCGAGGTCCACTACAAGCAGGTCCGCGATCCTTCCCCAATTGTTTTGAGGTTTTGGTGGATTGTTTGACGAAAAAATGAGCCCTGGAAAGTCATGTGAATTCGGTGTGATGCGATCCTGATTACTCTGGAAATCGCGCTCTCTTGGTGGGTGGAATCCACGATAAGATGTGCGTTCAATTACAGCACGTATGGACGGTGGTTGCTAATGATTTAGTTTATCTTTCTGGAAGTGGCATGTGTATTACATATGCGAAGTGGAAGCGAAGCATTGAAATTAGACATCGATTTTGTGCCAATTTTTAGTTGACCACTAACCAGTATCATTCAGGCGACTTCAACAGAATGGCAAGTCCATGACTGTTTGAAGGTCCTTTTTCCCTAGTTTAATGTTGGGAACACGAGGTCTTTGACTACAAAATTTCAATTGGTTGGTCAGACTGACCTGAGTTCTTGACTTCTTTCTCATGAGCAGTTCTTCCATCAAATTTGATGTCTGGATAGATTAGCAATGATGGCTTCATGTTTATTCTATCAACTGGATGTCTAGGTATCTGGTATTTCCCATCTGAATAAATACATGGAAAATTTTGCCCTGTTTGGGTACAACGATGTCTCTGTGTCACCTTTTCCCCTCATACttcattgtacatgtttgctgACTTGCATGCTTAAAATGTCATGCTACTTATCTTTTGGCTATAAAAAGTTAGACGTATTGGATGGTGGTGTCCTTTGCATTTGAAATTATAGCGATCCGTTTCCGTAAAACTCGTTTTGCACTTTTGGACTGTTTATCAACGTGTTTATCAACGATCTGACAGCGTTGGTTCTTCGTTCCTGGTCACCTTCTCATACACAACATTTCTTCTTTCCAATCTGCTCGTTAGAGAGCTTACCCATCATGTGATGCTCCCAGATCACGCTCTTCCAACTGTCTGCGGTGGTGGTTGATCTGCCACCACAGCACATGGTCACGCTAACCCCCCCTCTCAGGTTgacgcccccccccctcctgtGTCCACAGCCTATTCCACTTTAGATGGCGGTGCCCCTTTCTATTAACTAGTGTAATCTCCTTTTCGTTGTATTTCCCCTTATTTTTCTCGTTGTGAACCACGAGCCCAATCACGAATTTGCAAACCAAGTTCCAACCAAACGAGCCATGCCCTTGGGAACCATACTTATAACAAATATTGAACCACAAACATGTACTGCGAATCCTATGAACACAATTCTAGTAACTTATTGACAATCTTGTTTTTGCCTTTGGAAGGTCTTTGATATTTCATCTTGCAATTGGCTTTGGCTCGTATGTACATTCTTCTCAATTGGCTGTAGACAGTTATTTGATTATGGTAAATCCATTTTTGATGGTGGAAAGGCACATTTAGATAAAAAGTATGGATGTAAGGGTATACTGACATGATATGTAAGCTTGTATCATCTATTTTTTTAGCATGCTTTTGTTGTGAACAGATTGTTGAACGGTCTTTGTTACCCTTTCCTTCTCACCTCTGTATGCAGTTGGGACCTTTGTGGATCATGCGTTGATCTTGACGATCAGTACAATAGAATACACATGAAGAACAACCACGTGTGCAGGCATAAACATAGAACAGATAAAAAAGAACTATCATTAGAAACTCATGAGGGAATACCTTTGTCACATTATGCATATTTTATCATCTTGAatacttatttatttgcttctcATGCGCATCCATATTTTTGTCGTTCTATGTTTTATCACAGTAGTTACGAATGTGCCATATCTGCTCTGAATAATGTTCACTACTTCTATCAGTTTAGGTGGCGTCTATATAAGAAAGCTTCACAGGTTTTCTATCTGCACTTTGCATTGAAGAGGCGTGAATTTCTTGAGGAATTCCATGAAAAGCAGGAGCAGGTTAGTTTTTCTGGAAACTGGTTTCCTGATCTACTTTTTTCTTTGAGCCCTTATCATTTCCAGTGAACCCCATGTTAGACCCCAAACAGTTTTCAACGAGTCCAGTGTATGCTAAATTTTCAACAGATTACACGCTTAACTAATCTGGTGTCTCTTCTTAATTTTTAACGAATTAATGTTGCTAAACTAATCTGGTGTGTGCTAAATTTTCAAGCTGTGTAACATTAGGGATATCGGTTCTAGAAATTAGAAAAGATGTTTTTAGTTTGGGCCTCCTCATCTTTTAGGGGTATTGCATTATGTAATTTTTAGTCAACTACACTTCTTTCTCCTCATAATGGGACATACTTCAATTTAAGCCTATGACATCGAATTAATTTTTGTATTCTGCCATTGAAGGTCAAAGAATGGCTCCAAAATTTGGGAATTGGGGAGCACATGCCAGTAGTACATGATGAGGATGAAGCAGATGATGTGAATGTTCCACCACAATATGACGATAACTCCATTAGAAATAGGTAAACATGTTTACAAATTATGGTGGTAGTTTATTATAAGTTACTATAGGTACGCTTTATCACATCGCATATGTTGCTTTAGAGCAGTTAAGTCTCCATATGTTATTCCATGCATGCAGTAAGCAAGACATTGAACCTGTTGTGGCAGAAATGTTCCTTCAAGTGCTGTTTTGCCTGTCATCCGACCAGCTATTGGACGTCAAAACTCTATTTCTGATCGAGCAAAAGTTGCAATGCAAGAATATCTGAACCATTTCTTAGGGAACTTGGATATTGTCAATTCGCAGGAGGTACCAAAAGCATTTTACATTTCACTATCATAGATCCCCTAGTAATTGAGCATAAAAATGTCATGCAGAACAACTCATCTGGTTATCTTTATGTTTTACAACAGGTTTGCAAATTTTTGGAGGTGTCATGTTTGTCATTTTTACCTGAGTATGGGCCTAAGCTAAAAGAAGACTACGTTTCAGTTGGACATTTGCCAAAGATTCAGAAGGATCGAAAAAAGCGATGTTGTTCATGCGGATTATTTAATTGTTGCAAGAGCAATTGGCAAAAGGTAAGCTTTTTGCAGTTGTGCTTTGTTCTCAGATATTTTGCTGTTGTGTTTGAGTTGTTCAATGGGTTATTTGTTCAACAGGTCTGGGTTGTCCTGAAGCCAGGATTCTTGGCTTTGCTTGAAGATCCTTTTGATCCAAAGCTTTTAGATGTCATTATTTTTGATGCATTGCCACATATGGATATAAATGGAGAAGGACAGATTTCTTTAGCAAAAGAGATCAAAGAACGTAACCCACTGCATTTTGGATTCCAGGTACGTATCCCATATGGCCATGTCGGAAATTCTGTGTTCAAATAGGAACTTGTTCTGACTTATAACAAGTAGTTTTAAAGTACATGGAACTCTAAATAATAATGTTTCACAGGTCACAAGCCCAAAAGGACCCTCTCGTACTTTTTATGTTTTAGGAACTGAGTCTAGCTCAATCGGTCAAAGGTGTGGGTGTGCACCCCTGCCACCAAAATTTTGAGTCCTCTTTGGCTCGAATTTGGGTTCCTATTTCTTCTCGTTTACACTAGTTCCTTCCAGCTTATAAACATCGGAGTATCCAATAGCCAAAGGGCTTGTTGAGTCAGGGCTAGTTCCATTTGCAATATTGTGCCTTGTTGCTATTGAAATTTGTTTAGCTACAAAGTTCCTCATTGACTCTAGTAAGATTTGATTGCTATGGATCTCTCAAAATTCCAGAAATAGAAAGCACTGAGCCAAAAAAAGCCTTTCTATGTTGCTGTCCATCTCCATGGTAGAAGAATCTTATGTATCGGTGTCCACATTT containing:
- the LOC120665750 gene encoding uncharacterized protein LOC120665750; the protein is MGKKRGAAVTAAAAPVFPFPAAAAAAGEQDHFSDYGFDPQLVGLFAQPEAKRSRRQQSHQSSPLESARFKLEKPISKKHHHLHKQQQLQRRRRWWSSAASAALLLFKRPSSSCYCGPAAAPAPPHYGPSASAAVPLYLAADDDGPAACACWAPATRSGRLAAAELGAAAEAVPYVSLRSASLGGGGARAGGGAPAMPIYLVT